A stretch of DNA from Microbacterium sp. LWS13-1.2:
TGAGCGCAGGTTCTCGCGGACGCTCTTCGAGCCCGTCAGCGCCGCGCCCTTGCGGGCGATGCGCACGCCGGCGGCGACCGCCTGGGGCGTCAGCCGCACCGGCGGCGCGGGCTCGGCCGCGGCATACGCTCCCCCGGCGGACGACGCCGCCGACGCGCGCGACCGCTCCCGCACCAACTGCTGGAAGACGGGGTCGCTCGTGTACTGCGCGATGCCCATGGCGCGCGTGAACGGCAGGTAGGCGAGGTCGAGATCCCGGGTGCGCCAGCCCAGCAGGTGGGTGTCGAGCGTCACCACGATCGCTTCGCAGCCGGATGCCTCGGCCCGCCGCAGCAGCGAGGCGTTCAGCTCGTCGGAGGCCGACCAGTAGAGCTGGAACAGGTGCGATCCGCTCGGCGCGGCATCCCGCACCGCCTCCATGGGGACGGATGCTTGGTTCGAGAGCGTGTACGGAACGCCGAGGGATGCCGCGGCCCGCGCGATCGCGAGGTCGGCGTCGGGGTGCGCCATCTCCATCACGCCGAGCGGGGCGAGCAAGAGCGGCGTCGGACGGTGCACGCCGAGGAAGTCGATCGACAGGTCACGCGACGACACATCGCGCAGCGGTCTCGGCCACACCTGCCATCGGCCGAACGCGGCGCGGTTGGCGGCGACGGTGCGCTCGGCGCCCGCTCCCCCGGCGATGTACGCGAAGGCCTCGGCGCTGAGCGCCTTGCGTGCGGCCGTCTCGAGCCTCGCGACGTCGACGGGGACGCGCGGGCGGGTGCCGCTGATGCCGGCACGATAGATGTCGGACTGGGTCCGGCGCGAGATGCCGCGGGATGCCGCGGCGGGGTCTTCGGGAGCGGCGCCACTGTGAGCCATGGCGCCAGCCTAACCACGGTCCTCCGCGGGCTCCGGAGATGCACGAAGGTGCGGATGCCACGTATCGCGGCATCCGTCGGTGCTAGTGATCGAGCAGCCGGTCCAGGTTCACGGCCGCGTTGATGAGCGACAGGTGACTGAACGCCTGGGGGAAGTTGCCGAGCTGCTCACCGGTCAGCCCGATCTCCTCGGCGTAGAGCCCCAGGTGGTTGGCATACGTGAGCATCTTCTCGAACGTCAGGCGTGCTTCCTCGGTGCGTCCCGTGCGCGTGAGCGCGTCGACGTACCAGAACGAGCAGAGCGTGAAGGTGCCCTCCGAGCCGCGCAGCCCGTCGGGCGACGCGGCCGGGTTGTAGCGGTACACGAGGCTGTCCGACACGAGCTCCGCCTCCATCGCCTCGAGCGTCGAGAGCCACTTCGGGTCGCGCGGTGAGACGACGCCCATGACCGGCATGATGAGGTTCGCGGAGTCCAGCACGTCGCTCCCCTCGTGCTGCACGAAGGCGCCGCGTTCGGCATCCCACGACGTGGCCATGAGCTTCCGGTAGACCTCATCGCGCTGGCCGCGCCATCGCACGATGTCGGCGGGTCGGCCGCCGGATTCGGCGAGACGGATGCCTCGGTCCAGCGCCACCCAGCACATGAAGCGCCCGAAGGTGAACTTCTTCCGTCCCCCGCGGGTCTCCCAGACCCCCTCCTCGGGCCGATCCCAGTTGTCGCAGACCCAGTCGAGCATGCGGCTGACGTCGGCCCATTCCCCGTCGCTGAGCTGGAAGCCGTGCTCGGCGGCGAGCCGGATGGAGTCCATCGCCTCGCCGTAGATGTCGAGCTGCAGCTGGTCGGCCGCACCGTTGCCGATGCGCACCGGCGACGAGTCGCGGTAGCCGCGCCATTCCGGCAATGTCGTCTCTGCGAGATCGGACGATCCGTCGACACGGTACATGATCTTGAGCGGGCCGGACTCGTCGCCCGCGCTCTCCTGCACCCGGTCGGTGAGCCACTGCACGAAGGCCTCCGCCTCGTCGCGATAGCCCAGGCCGAGCAGTGCCTGCACCGAGAACGATGCGTCGCGGATCCAGGTGTAGCGGTAGTCCCAGTTGCGCTCGCCCCCGACCTGCTCGGGCAGGCCCGCCGTGGGAGCGGCGACCAGAGCACCCGAGGGTGCGTAGGTGAGGAGCTTCAGCGTGATGGCCGATCGGTGCACCATCTCGCGCCAGCGGCCCCGGTACGTCGAGCGCCCCACCCAGTCCCGCCAGAAGCGCTG
This window harbors:
- a CDS encoding glycoside hydrolase family 15 protein, whose amino-acid sequence is MSEYPDISDHGLIGDLQTAALVDTEGSIDWFCAPRFDSPSVFGSLLDAQRGGFCRVRPETDDYVTRQLYLPDTAILLTRFMTQEGVGEVLDFMPIAGDEPTDRHRIARLIRVVRGSMTFVGEIRPAFTYGTVAHTGVEPALGDGVLFRGGDQALTVHRVGEIIRRGEQQAGTIELIEGGLRVHGTLHAGERTGVLIETGGAAPRRVSIDELERMYLETQRFWRDWVGRSTYRGRWREMVHRSAITLKLLTYAPSGALVAAPTAGLPEQVGGERNWDYRYTWIRDASFSVQALLGLGYRDEAEAFVQWLTDRVQESAGDESGPLKIMYRVDGSSDLAETTLPEWRGYRDSSPVRIGNGAADQLQLDIYGEAMDSIRLAAEHGFQLSDGEWADVSRMLDWVCDNWDRPEEGVWETRGGRKKFTFGRFMCWVALDRGIRLAESGGRPADIVRWRGQRDEVYRKLMATSWDAERGAFVQHEGSDVLDSANLIMPVMGVVSPRDPKWLSTLEAMEAELVSDSLVYRYNPAASPDGLRGSEGTFTLCSFWYVDALTRTGRTEEARLTFEKMLTYANHLGLYAEEIGLTGEQLGNFPQAFSHLSLINAAVNLDRLLDH
- a CDS encoding alpha-hydroxy-acid oxidizing protein, producing the protein MAHSGAAPEDPAAASRGISRRTQSDIYRAGISGTRPRVPVDVARLETAARKALSAEAFAYIAGGAGAERTVAANRAAFGRWQVWPRPLRDVSSRDLSIDFLGVHRPTPLLLAPLGVMEMAHPDADLAIARAAASLGVPYTLSNQASVPMEAVRDAAPSGSHLFQLYWSASDELNASLLRRAEASGCEAIVVTLDTHLLGWRTRDLDLAYLPFTRAMGIAQYTSDPVFQQLVRERSRASAASSAGGAYAAAEPAPPVRLTPQAVAAGVRIARKGAALTGSKSVRENLRSPLPRAAVETFLDVFSTPALTWDDLAKVRQWTSLPVILKGVVHPDDAIRALDAGMDGIWISNHGGRQIDQSVPTLDVLPTIAERVAGRAPIIFDSGVRQGSDVFIALALGATAVALGRPYAYGLGIAGEAGVREATRNVLAEFDITLGLSGHTSIAEVGREALRAI